One Thalassotalea hakodatensis DNA segment encodes these proteins:
- a CDS encoding DUF484 family protein, which produces MSKHETSITAENSTENLVVPDVDIQLTDELIVTYLQDNPDFFNRQPDLVAQLRLSDPHRGAISLVERQQLALRTKVQTLEEEITHLMSVANQNEQLFSLYSDLYLRLLDCETAAELLNCLRQATTELLSLKSLKVWLVAPYSFEHDCLIEQDCQEILDNRLQAEDYYFGRIQQREQQMVFDQACEGSVVMIKLEHHEKVIGFIAISSQDADHFEPRMDTLLLNQFRKLVAKLLVQLQAS; this is translated from the coding sequence ATGAGTAAACATGAAACCTCAATTACTGCTGAAAACTCAACAGAAAACTTAGTGGTACCAGATGTCGATATACAATTAACCGATGAGTTAATTGTGACCTATTTACAAGATAACCCGGACTTTTTTAATCGACAGCCAGATTTAGTCGCTCAACTACGTTTATCAGATCCTCACCGAGGCGCTATTTCACTCGTTGAACGTCAACAGTTGGCATTACGCACAAAAGTACAAACGTTAGAAGAAGAAATTACTCATTTGATGTCAGTAGCGAATCAAAATGAACAACTATTTTCTTTATACAGTGATTTATATCTACGCTTACTCGATTGTGAAACCGCAGCAGAGTTATTAAATTGTTTGCGCCAAGCAACGACTGAACTATTATCTTTAAAGTCATTAAAGGTATGGCTTGTAGCACCTTATAGTTTTGAGCATGATTGTCTTATAGAGCAAGATTGTCAGGAAATTTTGGATAATAGATTACAGGCAGAAGATTATTATTTTGGTCGTATTCAACAGCGTGAACAGCAAATGGTTTTTGATCAAGCCTGTGAAGGCTCGGTTGTCATGATTAAATTAGAGCATCACGAAAAAGTGATAGGCTTCATTGCCATCAGTTCTCAAGATGCGGATCACTTTGAGCCAAGAATGGATACCTTACTATTGAACCAATTTAGGAAGTTAGTGGCTAAATTATTGGTGCAACTCCAGGCAAGTTAA
- the dapF gene encoding diaminopimelate epimerase, which yields MLVNFSKMHGLGNDFLVLDNVTQNVYLPNEQIKMLADRNFGIGFDQLLIVEPPYDPDLDFHYRIFNADGSEVSQCGNGARCFARFVKMKGLTGRNKIRVSTHSGKMTLFIERDGNVTVNMPVPQLEPSKIPFTAQKAEGTYILRSDEETVLCGAASMGNPHCVLTVDDVSKAPVEYLGARLATHDRFPQGANVGFMEIVSPEFIKLRVFERGSAETLACGSGACAAVVVGQIQKKLAKQVTVQLPGGKLKIYWKGPGSPVKMTGPAVHVFDGQIHI from the coding sequence ATGTTAGTAAATTTTTCAAAAATGCATGGGTTGGGTAATGATTTTTTAGTGCTCGATAACGTGACACAAAATGTGTATTTACCTAATGAGCAAATCAAAATGCTCGCTGATCGAAACTTTGGTATTGGCTTTGACCAACTACTGATTGTCGAGCCGCCATACGATCCTGATTTAGATTTTCATTATCGCATTTTTAATGCTGATGGTAGTGAGGTTAGCCAATGTGGGAATGGCGCCAGATGCTTTGCTCGTTTTGTTAAAATGAAAGGGCTAACCGGGCGTAATAAAATTCGTGTATCTACGCACTCAGGTAAAATGACGCTTTTTATAGAGCGTGATGGTAACGTGACCGTCAATATGCCAGTCCCGCAATTAGAACCGAGTAAAATACCTTTTACTGCTCAAAAAGCAGAAGGTACTTACATCTTACGAAGTGACGAAGAAACGGTGCTGTGTGGTGCTGCGTCAATGGGTAACCCGCATTGCGTGCTAACTGTTGACGATGTTTCGAAAGCGCCAGTTGAGTATTTAGGCGCGCGCTTGGCAACTCATGATCGCTTCCCTCAAGGAGCAAATGTAGGGTTTATGGAGATTGTTTCTCCTGAATTCATTAAATTACGCGTTTTTGAGCGAGGATCCGCAGAAACATTAGCTTGCGGCAGTGGCGCATGTGCTGCTGTTGTTGTTGGGCAAATTCAGAAAAAACTCGCCAAACAAGTCACCGTGCAATTACCTGGTGGCAAATTAAAAATATACTGGAAAGGCCCCGGTAGTCCTGTAAAAATGACAGGACCAGCGGTGCATGTTTTCGATGGACAAATTCATATATGA
- the lysA gene encoding diaminopimelate decarboxylase, with amino-acid sequence MDFFNRRSAQLYAEDCAVAELAKNYGTPLFVYSRATIERHWHAFDNAAAGRKHLVCYAVKANSNIAVLNILARLGSGFDIVSKGELARVLEAGGDPAKVVFSGVGKKAGEIAYALEKGIYCFNVESEAELARIQQVAQSMNKIAPISLRVNPDVDAGTHPYISTGLKENKFGVSIDDAYRIYAHAATLSHINVKGIDSHIGSQLTEIAPFLDALDRVLVLVDSLAEQGITLSHIDVGGGLGVCYQDEQPPHPQQYAEAIAEKLSDRDITLIYEPGRAIMANAGILVTEVEFLKTNQDRHFAIVDGAMNDLIRPALYQAWQAIIPVIKHNNVPEKNYDVVGPVCETGDFLGKDRALAIEAGDLLAVRSSGAYGFTMSSNYNSRPRAAEVMVDGDKAFVIRQRESLASLWQGEALLP; translated from the coding sequence GTGGATTTTTTTAATCGTCGCTCGGCGCAGTTATATGCCGAAGATTGTGCCGTTGCTGAATTAGCGAAAAACTACGGCACACCTTTATTTGTCTATTCTAGGGCAACCATTGAACGTCATTGGCATGCCTTTGATAACGCTGCGGCGGGTCGAAAGCATTTGGTCTGCTATGCGGTAAAAGCCAATAGTAATATCGCGGTGCTGAATATTTTAGCGCGATTAGGATCAGGCTTTGATATTGTTTCAAAAGGCGAGTTAGCACGCGTGTTAGAAGCCGGCGGTGATCCTGCTAAAGTGGTTTTTTCGGGTGTTGGTAAAAAAGCGGGTGAAATAGCCTACGCTTTAGAAAAAGGCATTTATTGTTTTAATGTTGAATCAGAAGCTGAGCTTGCGCGTATACAGCAAGTAGCACAATCAATGAATAAAATCGCACCTATTTCTTTGCGGGTGAATCCTGACGTTGATGCCGGCACGCATCCCTATATTTCTACAGGGTTGAAAGAGAATAAATTTGGCGTAAGTATTGATGATGCCTACCGTATTTATGCACACGCAGCTACTTTGTCTCACATCAATGTGAAAGGTATAGATAGTCATATTGGTTCTCAGCTTACCGAAATAGCCCCGTTTTTAGATGCCCTTGATCGCGTGTTGGTTTTAGTTGATAGCTTGGCTGAGCAGGGTATAACACTTTCTCATATTGATGTCGGTGGTGGCCTAGGTGTGTGTTATCAAGATGAGCAACCGCCTCATCCTCAACAATATGCAGAAGCTATTGCAGAAAAATTGTCTGACAGAGATATTACACTTATTTATGAACCCGGCCGAGCAATTATGGCTAATGCTGGTATTTTGGTGACTGAAGTTGAGTTTTTAAAAACCAATCAAGATAGACATTTTGCGATTGTTGATGGTGCAATGAATGACCTTATCCGCCCTGCGCTATATCAAGCTTGGCAAGCAATCATACCCGTGATAAAGCACAATAACGTTCCGGAAAAAAATTATGATGTAGTGGGCCCAGTGTGTGAAACGGGGGATTTTCTCGGTAAAGATAGAGCATTGGCTATTGAAGCGGGTGATTTACTTGCCGTTCGATCGTCAGGTGCCTATGGCTTTACCATGAGTTCAAATTATAATAGTCGACCAAGAGCCGCGGAAGTGATGGTAGATGGTGACAAAGCATTTGTTATCAGGCAGCGCGAGTCATTAGCAAGTTTATGGCAGGGAGAAGCCTTGCTTCCTTAA